Proteins encoded within one genomic window of Brachybacterium avium:
- a CDS encoding DNA-formamidopyrimidine glycosylase family protein, with protein MPEGDTVARQCRILDDALAGAVLTACDLRVPRAATTDLVGWTVREVRPRGKHLLMRLDPPGPGAAPLTLHTHLMMDGIWHVDGRPLRSSDTSAGPRPDHTIRIALTARHHDGQETRAIAYDVKQVRLVRTADEDTLVGQLGPDLLDPAWAADPGLRERAVSNLGGEPERPLGLALLDQHLLAGIGNIYRSELCFLARLHPAAPVRAVGDLGQIVDIAHRLLRLNSDRAVRVTTGGMIGRDGDLWVYGRGGRPCRRCRTRIVRGELGEPRLEGAEARVLWFCPRCQAGP; from the coding sequence ATGCCGGAAGGAGACACCGTCGCCCGGCAGTGCCGGATCCTGGACGACGCCCTCGCCGGCGCCGTCCTCACCGCCTGCGACCTGCGGGTGCCGCGCGCTGCGACCACAGATCTCGTGGGCTGGACCGTGCGCGAGGTGCGGCCCCGCGGCAAGCACCTGCTGATGCGGTTGGACCCGCCGGGACCCGGCGCAGCGCCGCTGACCCTCCACACTCACCTGATGATGGACGGGATCTGGCATGTGGACGGCAGACCGCTGCGCTCCAGCGACACCAGCGCCGGGCCTCGCCCGGACCACACGATCCGCATCGCCCTCACCGCCCGCCACCATGACGGCCAGGAGACCCGGGCGATCGCCTATGACGTGAAGCAGGTCCGTCTGGTGCGCACCGCGGACGAGGACACGCTGGTGGGGCAGCTGGGACCGGACCTGCTCGATCCCGCCTGGGCCGCGGATCCGGGTCTGCGGGAGCGCGCGGTGAGCAATCTCGGCGGGGAGCCGGAGCGCCCGCTCGGTCTCGCGCTGCTGGACCAGCACCTCCTCGCCGGGATCGGCAACATCTACCGCAGCGAGCTGTGCTTCCTGGCCCGTCTCCACCCGGCGGCCCCCGTCAGGGCGGTCGGCGATCTCGGTCAGATCGTCGACATCGCGCACCGGCTGCTGAGGCTCAACAGCGACCGCGCGGTGCGGGTCACCACGGGTGGGATGATAGGACGGGACGGCGACCTCTGGGTCTACGGCCGCGGCGGGAGGCCGTGCCGGCGCTGCCGCACCCGGATCGTGCGCGGAGAGCTCGGCGAGCCCCGCCTCGAGGGGGCGGAGGCACGGGTGCTGTGGTTCTGCCCACGGTGCCAGGCCGGGCCGTGA
- a CDS encoding acyl-CoA thioesterase yields MNLYFRLLLLMIRVRFRSRLGIWDTSHVRFRVNPGDLDVQRHMNNGRYLTLMDLGRMDLMVRSGFWQRITDQGWYPVVAGQTITYRRSLQLWESFDLASRVIGHDDRWIYLEQVFRRDGTVVADAIVRARFLRRSGGSVPMEEALELAGPLPDDLEVPRWVTEWNEGSSRHGREL; encoded by the coding sequence GTGAATCTCTACTTCCGCCTGCTGCTGCTCATGATCCGGGTGCGATTCCGCAGCCGGCTCGGCATTTGGGACACCTCGCATGTGCGCTTCCGGGTCAACCCCGGGGACCTGGACGTGCAGCGGCACATGAACAACGGCCGCTATCTCACGCTGATGGATCTGGGCCGCATGGATCTCATGGTCCGCTCGGGGTTCTGGCAGCGCATCACCGATCAGGGCTGGTACCCGGTGGTGGCGGGGCAGACCATCACCTACCGCAGGTCCCTCCAGCTCTGGGAGAGCTTCGACCTCGCCTCCCGCGTGATCGGGCACGATGACCGCTGGATCTACCTGGAGCAGGTGTTCCGCCGCGACGGGACAGTGGTGGCCGACGCGATCGTGCGCGCCCGCTTCCTGCGCCGGAGCGGCGGCTCGGTGCCGATGGAGGAGGCGCTGGAGCTGGCGGGCCCGCTGCCCGACGATCTCGAGGTGCCCCGGTGGGTCACCGAGTGGAACGAGGGCTCCTCGCGCCACGGCCGCGAGCTCTGA
- the orn gene encoding oligoribonuclease, whose protein sequence is MTSSSTRAINDRIIWVDCEMTGLDKQRDALVEIAVLVTDADLNILGDGVDVVIRPPAESLQGMDPFVVNMHTVSGLLEELDGGMTLEEAQAQCLTYVRRYCPEPGKAPLAGNSVGTDRVFLDRDVPEFAQWLSYRTIDVSSLKELAKRWFPRVYYNIPAKHGGHRALADIRESIQELKYYREVLLVDEPGPTTAQAQAASRSFELREAPIAAPTASPGPHQPWLERVSHRSWLEGESDELLQFGSASAREDGGFAWLDEAGAPDLTRPSELWITCRMTHSFALGHLLGRPGLGHLVDHGVDSLRGVFHDDEHGGWFSAVAGGAPVDDSKQAYAHAFVVLAASSALAAGRPGAKELLDEALAVLDTKFFEQSAGMSVDTFDRAFATCEEYRGINANMHTVEALLAAADVTGERRWLDRAVGIATRGIDEFARSNDWALPEHFDIDWTPLLDYNRDQPAHPFRPYGATIGHWIEWARLVLHARAALIAADGEAPAWMLEAATALMEKSAAAFGADGEPGWVYTVDWDGSPVSTERMHWVAAEAVGAAAVMHQVTGERIWAERYEQWWDYIATALIDAEDGSWFHELDATGAPQGVTWPGKPDIYHALQATLIPRLPVTPALAAALRDGLLDHDL, encoded by the coding sequence GTGACTTCCAGCTCCACACGTGCCATCAACGATCGCATCATCTGGGTCGACTGCGAGATGACCGGCCTCGACAAGCAGCGCGACGCGCTCGTCGAGATCGCCGTCCTCGTGACCGACGCCGATCTGAACATCCTCGGGGACGGGGTCGACGTGGTCATCAGACCCCCGGCCGAGTCCCTGCAGGGCATGGATCCCTTCGTGGTGAACATGCACACCGTCTCCGGTCTGCTCGAGGAACTCGACGGCGGCATGACCCTCGAGGAGGCGCAGGCGCAGTGCCTGACATACGTGCGCCGGTACTGCCCCGAGCCCGGCAAGGCACCGCTGGCCGGCAACAGCGTCGGCACCGACCGGGTGTTCCTGGACCGTGACGTGCCCGAGTTCGCGCAGTGGCTGTCCTACCGCACCATCGATGTCTCCAGCCTCAAGGAGCTCGCCAAGCGCTGGTTCCCGCGGGTGTACTACAACATCCCCGCCAAGCACGGCGGCCACCGGGCGCTCGCCGACATCCGCGAGTCGATCCAGGAGCTGAAGTACTACCGGGAGGTGCTGCTGGTGGACGAGCCCGGTCCCACCACCGCGCAGGCCCAGGCCGCCTCCCGCAGCTTCGAGCTGCGCGAGGCGCCGATCGCCGCGCCCACGGCGTCCCCGGGACCGCATCAGCCGTGGCTGGAGCGCGTCTCCCACCGCTCCTGGCTCGAGGGCGAAAGCGATGAGCTGCTCCAGTTCGGCTCCGCCTCCGCACGCGAGGACGGCGGCTTCGCCTGGCTGGACGAGGCGGGTGCCCCCGACCTCACCCGGCCCTCGGAGCTGTGGATCACCTGCCGGATGACGCACAGCTTCGCCCTCGGCCATCTGCTGGGCCGGCCGGGCCTCGGCCACCTGGTCGATCACGGCGTGGACTCCCTGCGCGGCGTCTTCCACGACGACGAGCACGGAGGCTGGTTCTCCGCCGTCGCGGGCGGCGCCCCGGTGGATGACTCCAAGCAGGCCTACGCCCACGCCTTCGTGGTGCTCGCCGCCTCCTCGGCCCTGGCCGCCGGACGGCCCGGCGCGAAGGAGCTGCTGGACGAGGCGCTCGCCGTGCTCGATACGAAGTTCTTCGAGCAGTCCGCGGGCATGAGCGTGGACACCTTCGACCGCGCCTTCGCCACCTGCGAGGAGTACCGCGGGATCAACGCGAACATGCACACCGTCGAGGCGCTGCTCGCGGCGGCCGATGTCACCGGCGAGCGCCGCTGGCTGGACCGCGCCGTCGGCATCGCGACCCGCGGGATCGACGAGTTCGCACGCAGCAACGACTGGGCGCTGCCGGAGCACTTCGACATCGACTGGACCCCGCTGCTGGACTACAACCGCGACCAGCCCGCGCACCCGTTCCGGCCCTACGGGGCGACGATCGGGCACTGGATCGAGTGGGCGCGCCTGGTGCTGCACGCCCGTGCCGCACTGATCGCGGCCGATGGCGAAGCGCCCGCGTGGATGCTGGAAGCGGCCACCGCGCTGATGGAGAAGTCCGCCGCGGCCTTCGGCGCCGATGGCGAACCGGGCTGGGTCTACACGGTGGACTGGGACGGCTCCCCCGTCTCCACCGAGCGGATGCACTGGGTGGCCGCCGAGGCCGTCGGCGCTGCGGCGGTGATGCACCAGGTGACCGGGGAGCGGATCTGGGCGGAGCGCTATGAGCAGTGGTGGGACTACATCGCCACCGCGCTCATCGATGCCGAGGACGGGTCCTGGTTCCATGAGCTCGATGCCACCGGTGCGCCGCAGGGCGTGACCTGGCCGGGCAAGCCGGACATCTACCACGCCCTGCAGGCCACGCTCATCCCCCGCCTGCCGGTGACGCCCGCGCTCGCCGCCGCGCTGCGCGACGGACTGCTGGACCACGACCTCTGA
- a CDS encoding thiamine-binding protein: MIVAFSVQPTGEPSDPALARDLAEGSDTASVHDAVAAAVRVVRDSGLPTRTSAMFTEVEGEWDEVMEVVGRATAEAGRYGSRVSLVLKADIRPGHTGELDGKVQRMESAVDRLESR, encoded by the coding sequence ATGATCGTCGCCTTCTCCGTCCAGCCCACCGGTGAACCCTCGGATCCCGCCCTCGCACGAGACCTCGCAGAGGGCTCGGACACCGCGAGCGTGCACGACGCGGTCGCCGCCGCAGTGCGCGTCGTGCGCGATTCCGGCCTGCCCACCCGCACCTCGGCGATGTTCACCGAGGTCGAGGGGGAGTGGGACGAGGTGATGGAGGTCGTCGGGCGCGCCACGGCCGAGGCCGGCCGCTACGGCTCCCGCGTCTCCCTCGTGCTGAAGGCCGATATCCGGCCCGGACACACCGGCGAGCTCGACGGCAAGGTGCAGCGCATGGAATCCGCGGTCGACCGGCTCGAGAGTCGCTGA
- a CDS encoding diaminopimelate dehydrogenase — MTSIRIGIVGYGNLGRGVEIAVSLQEDMELVGVFTRRDPAAVNTVHERTPVHPMDALEQLQGELDVLVLCGGSKTDLPEQTPLLAERFTVVDSFDTHARIPEHFAAVDAAARSAGTTALISTGWDPGLFSINRVYGESILPAGSTYTFWGRGLSQGHSDALRRIDGVAAAVQYTIPSQEAIDRVRAGERPELSNRDKHTRECFVVLEDGADAEAVRQEIVTMPHYFEPFETSVTFLSAEELAQDHQSMPHGGFVIRSAESSPGTTQTIEYRLQEDSNPEFTASVVVAYARAAARMAAEGQHGARTPFDVAPGLLSPKSPEQLRAELL; from the coding sequence ATGACTTCGATCCGGATCGGCATCGTCGGCTACGGGAACCTGGGACGCGGCGTCGAGATCGCCGTCTCCCTCCAGGAGGACATGGAGCTGGTGGGCGTGTTCACGCGCCGCGATCCGGCCGCCGTGAACACCGTGCACGAACGGACCCCCGTGCATCCGATGGATGCTCTCGAGCAGCTGCAGGGCGAGCTCGACGTGCTCGTGCTGTGCGGAGGGTCCAAGACCGACCTGCCCGAGCAGACCCCGCTGCTCGCGGAGCGCTTCACGGTCGTGGACAGCTTCGACACGCACGCCCGGATCCCCGAGCACTTCGCTGCGGTCGACGCCGCCGCCCGCAGCGCCGGCACCACGGCGCTCATCTCCACCGGGTGGGATCCGGGCCTGTTCTCGATCAACCGCGTCTACGGTGAGTCGATCCTCCCTGCCGGCTCCACCTACACGTTCTGGGGCCGCGGCCTGTCCCAGGGGCATTCCGATGCTCTGCGCCGGATCGACGGGGTCGCCGCCGCCGTCCAGTACACGATCCCCTCCCAGGAGGCGATCGACCGCGTGCGTGCCGGTGAGCGGCCCGAGCTGTCCAACCGGGACAAGCACACGCGCGAATGCTTCGTGGTGCTCGAGGACGGCGCCGACGCCGAGGCCGTGCGCCAGGAGATCGTGACGATGCCGCACTACTTCGAGCCCTTCGAGACGTCGGTGACCTTCCTCAGCGCCGAGGAGCTGGCGCAGGATCACCAGAGCATGCCTCACGGCGGCTTCGTGATCCGCTCCGCGGAGTCCTCCCCCGGCACCACGCAGACCATCGAGTACCGCCTGCAGGAGGACTCCAATCCCGAGTTCACCGCGAGCGTGGTCGTCGCCTACGCCCGCGCCGCTGCGCGGATGGCCGCTGAGGGTCAGCACGGCGCGCGGACGCCGTTCGATGTCGCCCCGGGCCTGCTGTCCCCGAAGTCCCCCGAGCAGCTGCGCGCCGAGCTGCTGTGA